A genome region from Drosophila simulans strain w501 chromosome 2R, Prin_Dsim_3.1, whole genome shotgun sequence includes the following:
- the LOC6735759 gene encoding trypsin — protein sequence MAKKYQYVAILITVMVILSGAHRMKRLSTPEFHGEDTLELAKYVVSIRSRTPNKFFGDNHYCGGGLLSNQWVITAAHCVMGQSKIMYKARWLLVVAGSPHRLRYIPGKSVCSPVSSLYVPKNFTMHNTYNMALMKLQEKMPSNDPRIGFLHLPKEAPKTGVRHTVLGWGRMYFGGPLAVHIYQLDVVLMDNAVCKTYFRHYGDGMMCAGNNNGTIDAEPCSGDIGSPLLAGKVVVGIVAYPIGCGCTYIPSIYTDVFSGLRWIRQTAYDWASITKANPTLMFILLYVVHSCLNRI from the exons ATGGCAAAGAAATACCAATATGTAGCCATTTTAATAACAGTCATGGTAATCCTTAGTGGAGCCCATCGGATGAAGCGTTTATCCACGCCCGAATTTCATGGAGAAGACACCCTCGAGTTGGCCAAGTACGTGGTGTCCATCAGATCGAGAACCCCAAACAAATTCTTTGGCGACAATCACTACTGCGGAGGAGGGCTACTATCCAACCAATGGGTGATAACTGCCGCCCATTGTGTCATGGG ACAATCCAAGATCATGTACAAGGCTCGAtggctgctggtggtggccgGATCCCCGCATAGACTGCGCTATATCCCCGGAAAATCGGTCTGTTCGCCAGTGTCCAGTCTGTACGTCCCGAAGAACTTCACCATGCACAACACATACAACATGGCTCTAATGAAGCTTCAGGAGAAAATGCCCTCGAATGATCCACGAATAGGATTCCTTCATCTGCCGAAAGAGGCACCGAAAACCGGGGTCAGGCACACTGTCCTCGGCTGGGGAAGGATGTATTTT GGCGGACCTTTGGCAGTGCACATATATCAATTGGACGTGGTTCTCATGGACAACGCGGTGTGTAAGACGTACTTCCGACACTATGGTGATGGAATGATGTGTGCTGGGAACAATAATGGGACAATAGACGCGGAACCGTGCAGCGGCGACATCGGATCCCCATTACTAGCCGGAAAGGTGGTTGTCGGCATAGTTGCCTATCCGATTGGCTGCGGTTGCACCTATATTCCGTCCATCTATACTGACGTATTTAGCGGCTTAAGGTGGATCAGGCAAACGGCATATGACTGGGCCAGCATCACTAAGGCAAATCCAACCCTCATGTTCATACTGTTGTATGTAGTTCATAGCTGCTTAAATCGCAtttga
- the LOC6740618 gene encoding uncharacterized protein LOC6740618 isoform X1 has protein sequence MQLAKYSIFLFILCGILIPVEIVARSLEKKQPRGSVARTGEGEAPAEGAAAPGGKPEHIKREGGEMPEMPMDLNTMHAPCDMDTRGRQSYIFAFPNHCIWAFNNRYMSETHFRIYKTYQLEGFFFGQYYERLKRYEFEPHSYDYNM, from the exons ATGCAGTTAGccaaatattcaatatttttgttcattttatgCGGAATCCTG ATCCCGGTAGAAATAGTAGCCAGATCACTGGAAAAGAAACAGCCGAGAGGATCAGTCGCCAGAACTGGGGAGGGTGAAGCGCCGGCAGAGGGTGCTGCTGCCCCTGGTGGAAAACCTGAACACATAAAGCGCGAAGGAGGAGAAATGCCTGAAATGCCCATGGACCTGAACACGATGCACGCGCCATGTGACATGGACACCAGGGGCAGGCAGAGCTACATATTCGCCTTTCCCAACCATTGCATTTGGGCGTTCAACAATCGGTACATGAGCGAAACTCATTTCCGCATCTACAAGACCTACCAGTTGGAAGGATTTTTCTTTGGCCAGTATTACGAGCGGCTTAAGCGTTACGAATTCGAGCCACATTCCTACGATTACAATATGTGA
- the LOC6740618 gene encoding uncharacterized protein LOC6740618 isoform X2 yields MRNPEIVARSLEKKQPRGSVARTGEGEAPAEGAAAPGGKPEHIKREGGEMPEMPMDLNTMHAPCDMDTRGRQSYIFAFPNHCIWAFNNRYMSETHFRIYKTYQLEGFFFGQYYERLKRYEFEPHSYDYNM; encoded by the exons atgCGGAATCCTG AAATAGTAGCCAGATCACTGGAAAAGAAACAGCCGAGAGGATCAGTCGCCAGAACTGGGGAGGGTGAAGCGCCGGCAGAGGGTGCTGCTGCCCCTGGTGGAAAACCTGAACACATAAAGCGCGAAGGAGGAGAAATGCCTGAAATGCCCATGGACCTGAACACGATGCACGCGCCATGTGACATGGACACCAGGGGCAGGCAGAGCTACATATTCGCCTTTCCCAACCATTGCATTTGGGCGTTCAACAATCGGTACATGAGCGAAACTCATTTCCGCATCTACAAGACCTACCAGTTGGAAGGATTTTTCTTTGGCCAGTATTACGAGCGGCTTAAGCGTTACGAATTCGAGCCACATTCCTACGATTACAATATGTGA